A window of Eubacteriaceae bacterium ES3 contains these coding sequences:
- a CDS encoding alpha-ribazole-5-phosphate synthase, with product MKTYQYRDLSVIELPDRLLVTACDSSAGVGEKPGDELSVPTKYVSIYATRVCLFELLSCGCQIIGISNTICNEMKPTGKKLIEGIHEELQRAGLPELLLNGSTEENFKTIMTGFGITILGCTSQMNLTPSKKDDLVVCIGKPKVGGELILENDTEIASYSDLSYLSNCKEVNEIIPCGSKGIWYEADNLAAIYHLVPDELPGSLDLKKSSGPATTVIASVKPEGLSILQKHFGDRLTLIARLT from the coding sequence ATGAAAACTTATCAGTACCGTGATTTAAGTGTGATCGAACTACCGGACAGGCTGCTGGTCACCGCTTGTGACAGCAGTGCCGGTGTTGGTGAAAAACCCGGTGATGAGCTCAGCGTTCCCACTAAATATGTTTCAATCTATGCTACCCGGGTCTGCCTTTTTGAGCTCTTATCCTGTGGCTGCCAAATTATCGGGATCTCCAATACCATCTGTAATGAAATGAAGCCAACTGGAAAAAAACTTATTGAAGGAATTCATGAAGAGCTGCAAAGAGCGGGGCTTCCTGAACTTTTATTAAACGGCTCAACTGAAGAAAACTTCAAAACCATTATGACTGGCTTTGGAATCACCATTCTAGGATGCACCAGCCAGATGAACCTGACCCCATCAAAAAAAGATGATCTCGTCGTCTGCATTGGAAAACCCAAGGTTGGCGGCGAGCTAATCCTGGAAAACGATACTGAAATCGCCAGTTACTCAGACCTTTCTTATCTATCTAATTGTAAAGAAGTTAATGAAATTATCCCCTGCGGCTCCAAGGGAATTTGGTATGAAGCCGACAACCTGGCTGCCATTTATCATCTTGTGCCTGACGAACTGCCCGGGTCTCTTGATCTAAAAAAATCCAGTGGCCCGGCAACAACTGTCATCGCCAGTGTTAAACCAGAAGGATTGTCAATCCTGCAGAAGCATTTTGGCGACCGATTAACCCTTATTGCCCGGTTAACGTAA
- a CDS encoding ECF transporter S component, giving the protein MKISTKQLVFTALLIALSFIGAQLKVFGTIAFDSLPAFLGTFLLGPVYGAIIGFAGHILTSATSGFPFTFPVHFLIGIGMGVTMIATWFVFNLFNKRNQTNVGLIISVLVAALFNGPVLCLLSSPLLIPMLTWPGVVGMMVPLALVGGINAAVGAVVFRAIPASLKTQLNLDASKVRSNNS; this is encoded by the coding sequence ATGAAAATCTCAACAAAACAACTGGTATTCACAGCCCTTTTAATCGCTTTATCTTTTATCGGCGCGCAACTCAAAGTATTCGGCACGATTGCATTCGATTCTTTACCGGCATTTTTAGGTACATTTTTACTTGGCCCAGTATATGGTGCCATTATCGGCTTTGCGGGTCACATACTGACCTCAGCAACATCAGGGTTCCCTTTTACTTTTCCCGTTCATTTTCTGATTGGTATCGGAATGGGTGTTACCATGATTGCTACATGGTTCGTCTTTAATCTTTTTAACAAACGCAATCAGACAAATGTTGGTTTAATTATTTCAGTACTGGTCGCTGCACTGTTTAATGGTCCTGTTTTATGTCTGCTCAGCTCACCACTTTTAATCCCTATGCTGACATGGCCCGGCGTTGTTGGAATGATGGTTCCTCTAGCTTTGGTAGGCGGAATTAATGCAGCTGTTGGCGCAGTGGTATTTAGAGCTATTCCAGCTTCTTTAAAGACTCAGTTAAACCTGGATGCTTCAAAAGTTCGTTCAAACAATTCCTAA
- a CDS encoding aminodeoxychorismate/anthranilate synthase component II: MILMIDNYDSFTYNLVQYIECLNEEVQVRRNDMVTIDEIKALNPEMIVLSPGPCTPNESGVCLEVVGAFAGEIPILGICLGHQIIGQAFGGNIIKALEPVHGKVHPITHDNLGVFQNLNHPLNVTRYHSLVVEEQTLPDCLEVTARTEAGEIMGMRHREFMIESVQFHPEAILTEMGMELLGNFHRKAKGIQ, encoded by the coding sequence TTGATACTAATGATTGATAATTATGATTCATTTACATACAATCTTGTACAGTATATTGAGTGTTTAAATGAAGAGGTTCAGGTAAGAAGAAATGACATGGTTACTATAGATGAAATAAAGGCATTAAATCCGGAAATGATAGTTCTCTCGCCGGGACCCTGTACGCCAAATGAATCAGGTGTTTGCCTGGAAGTTGTCGGTGCATTTGCCGGTGAAATTCCGATTTTAGGGATTTGTCTGGGACACCAGATCATTGGCCAGGCGTTTGGTGGGAATATTATAAAGGCGCTTGAGCCAGTACATGGCAAAGTCCATCCAATTACTCATGATAACCTGGGTGTCTTTCAAAATCTTAATCATCCACTGAATGTTACCCGTTACCATTCATTGGTGGTTGAAGAACAGACTCTACCGGACTGTCTTGAAGTGACCGCTCGGACTGAAGCAGGCGAAATAATGGGAATGCGGCACCGGGAATTTATGATTGAAAGTGTCCAGTTTCATCCTGAAGCAATTTTGACAGAAATGGGGATGGAATTGCTTGGCAATTTTCACCGGAAGGCAAAGGGAATTCAATGA
- the pabB gene encoding aminodeoxychorismate synthase component I, which yields MIIEEIKTVLDSFELFQGFRDDEYSFFLDSGIDADGLGQYSFMGADPLLIFKSKNDEIEISKKGKTSTKKGDPFAELNQLMGKYQLKYDTEFPFIGGAVGYFGYDLCHHIERIPRTAVDDVKVPDCFMGFYDGILIVDHQTNKTWLAALGIEEDPQDLIDRLKIKVELAEKRSKEEMPQLTLNEELAFKGNFTKEGYMDALDAIHEYIRAGDIYQTNLTQRFQCELQLSPLELYGVLRKINPAPFASFLDFGEGQIVSSSPERFIKVVDRAIETRPIKGTMPRGKTPQEDAGNRKCLENSEKDKAELLMIVDLQRNDVGKICKSGTVKVPELYKLETYETVFHLVSTVVGQLKDDISPVDCVKATFPGGSITGAPKIRAMEIIDELEPTQRNIYTGSIGYLGFNGDLDLNIVIRTIVCKDGEGYFQVGGGIVWDSDNQLEYEETYHKGKALFEALKYKKG from the coding sequence ATGATCATTGAAGAAATAAAAACGGTTTTAGATAGCTTTGAATTGTTTCAGGGATTTCGTGACGATGAGTACAGTTTTTTTCTCGATAGCGGGATCGATGCGGATGGTCTGGGACAGTATTCATTTATGGGTGCTGATCCCCTGCTGATTTTTAAGAGTAAAAACGATGAAATAGAAATATCTAAAAAGGGAAAGACCAGCACGAAGAAAGGAGATCCCTTTGCTGAACTGAATCAATTAATGGGGAAATATCAGTTAAAGTATGATACAGAGTTCCCGTTTATCGGAGGGGCTGTGGGTTATTTTGGTTATGATCTTTGTCATCACATTGAAAGAATCCCGCGAACAGCTGTGGATGATGTCAAAGTTCCCGATTGTTTCATGGGTTTCTATGATGGAATACTTATCGTTGATCACCAGACAAACAAGACCTGGCTGGCAGCGTTGGGAATTGAGGAGGACCCGCAGGATTTGATCGACCGCCTAAAGATTAAGGTCGAGCTGGCAGAAAAGCGGTCAAAGGAAGAGATGCCACAACTGACCTTAAATGAAGAACTGGCATTTAAAGGAAATTTCACTAAAGAAGGTTATATGGATGCCCTGGATGCTATTCATGAATATATTCGTGCCGGTGATATTTATCAGACCAATCTGACCCAGCGTTTTCAATGTGAACTGCAGCTGAGCCCCCTGGAATTATATGGGGTTTTGCGAAAAATTAATCCAGCACCATTTGCCAGTTTTCTGGATTTTGGCGAGGGTCAAATCGTCAGTTCTTCACCGGAGCGGTTTATTAAAGTTGTGGATCGAGCGATCGAAACCCGACCGATTAAGGGAACCATGCCTCGTGGTAAAACTCCCCAAGAAGATGCTGGCAATAGAAAATGTCTGGAGAACAGCGAGAAAGATAAGGCAGAACTATTAATGATTGTAGATCTACAGCGTAACGATGTTGGTAAGATCTGTAAATCGGGGACGGTAAAAGTACCGGAACTTTATAAACTTGAAACCTATGAGACCGTCTTTCACCTGGTTTCAACTGTGGTGGGTCAACTAAAGGACGACATCAGTCCAGTTGACTGCGTCAAAGCGACTTTCCCAGGGGGATCGATTACCGGTGCGCCGAAAATTAGGGCGATGGAAATCATTGATGAACTGGAGCCGACTCAGCGTAATATTTATACAGGGTCTATTGGTTATCTGGGATTTAACGGCGATCTGGATTTGAATATTGTCATCCGCACAATCGTTTGTAAGGATGGGGAAGGTTATTTTCAGGTTGGTGGTGGGATTGTCTGGGATTCAGACAATCAGCTGGAGTATGAAGAAACTTACCATAAGGGAAAAGCTTTATTTGAGGCTTTAAAATATAAAAAGGGGTGA
- a CDS encoding aminotransferase class IV — MERGFVEADPGYLYGYGLFETINVQEGNMEFYHEHMERLIKSSPKIGLAFKNDPFKIEEDCYRLIRANRIRTGALRVTFSKGKRRNNLFITARENPYGNEEYRKGIALALSQFRRNEESLLVSLKSNNYLENLLHLNKAKSKGFNEVIFLNTKGKLSEGSLSNIFFIKDQVVCTPAEDCGILPGIMREKVLEVLEENKITCEKGYFTLEELLGADEVFVTNSLMEIMPVHRVDEKSFKIGLDTGASRIRTLYYRKFFK, encoded by the coding sequence GTGGAAAGAGGATTTGTTGAAGCTGACCCTGGTTATCTGTATGGCTATGGTCTTTTCGAAACGATCAATGTTCAGGAAGGTAATATGGAGTTTTACCATGAACATATGGAGCGTTTGATAAAGAGCAGCCCAAAGATTGGGCTGGCTTTTAAAAATGATCCTTTTAAAATAGAAGAAGACTGTTATCGTCTGATACGGGCAAATCGGATAAGAACTGGGGCATTGCGGGTGACTTTCAGTAAAGGAAAAAGACGTAATAATCTGTTTATTACGGCCCGGGAAAATCCTTATGGTAATGAAGAGTACCGAAAAGGGATTGCTCTTGCACTAAGTCAGTTTAGACGAAACGAAGAAAGTCTGCTGGTGTCGCTGAAATCCAATAATTATCTTGAAAATTTGCTTCATTTAAATAAGGCGAAATCCAAAGGTTTTAATGAGGTGATTTTTCTAAACACAAAAGGAAAACTTTCTGAAGGGAGTTTGTCCAATATCTTTTTTATAAAAGACCAGGTAGTTTGTACACCGGCTGAAGATTGCGGCATTCTTCCGGGCATTATGCGGGAAAAAGTGCTGGAGGTTTTAGAAGAAAATAAAATTACTTGTGAAAAAGGCTATTTCACGCTTGAAGAATTGTTGGGAGCAGATGAAGTCTTTGTAACTAATTCGCTGATGGAAATAATGCCGGTGCATAGGGTTGATGAAAAAAGTTTTAAAATCGGCTTGGATACGGGTGCTTCGCGGATTAGAACCCTGTATTACCGGAAATTTTTCAAATAA
- a CDS encoding HDIG domain-containing protein has translation MAQEINKQKALMLLKEYNETESLVNHGLAASGVMRHFAKLEGEDIDYWEVVGLLHDLDYEKYPEEHCVKVVEILKANGFEESFINSVVSHGYGICSTVEPVHQMEKILYAIDELAGLITACAYMRPSKSVNDLELKSVKKKFKTQNFAAGVNREIVKRGAEMSGYSLDELITETILGMREIADEIGLGNHD, from the coding sequence ATGGCTCAGGAAATTAACAAGCAAAAGGCACTTATGCTATTAAAAGAATACAATGAAACAGAATCACTGGTGAATCATGGTCTGGCAGCTTCCGGGGTAATGCGTCATTTTGCAAAACTCGAAGGGGAGGATATAGATTATTGGGAAGTGGTTGGTCTCCTTCATGACTTGGATTATGAAAAATATCCCGAGGAACATTGTGTTAAAGTCGTTGAAATCCTTAAGGCGAACGGCTTTGAAGAGAGTTTTATCAACAGTGTCGTTAGTCATGGCTATGGTATTTGTTCAACTGTTGAGCCGGTCCATCAGATGGAGAAAATTTTATATGCTATAGATGAATTAGCTGGTCTGATCACGGCCTGTGCCTATATGCGCCCATCAAAAAGTGTCAATGATCTGGAACTTAAATCAGTTAAGAAGAAATTTAAAACTCAGAACTTTGCTGCTGGTGTCAATCGCGAAATCGTTAAAAGAGGAGCTGAGATGTCGGGGTATTCGCTGGACGAACTGATCACGGAAACTATTCTTGGAATGCGTGAAATAGCCGATGAAATAGGGCTTGGGAATCATGATTAA
- a CDS encoding CCA tRNA nucleotidyltransferase, with protein sequence MINIPDPVLEVFSLLNKCGFQAYLVGGCVRDYLLGKIPEDFDMTTDATPDEMKECFKNERFLETGLKHGTLTVIKDGVAVEVTTHRTEGTYSDSRHPDAVTFSKNICEDLKRRDFTINALAYHLEKGIIDCFDGVGDINRQLVKSVGDPERRFAEDGLRILRGLRFSAVLGFPIENQTFSAMQKQAYRLERISAERIYQELDKLLLADYVREAIIKGAQIIGVVIPEILPLISYEQKNPHHCYDLLTHTAVSVEAAPMVSEIRWAMLFHDLGKPQCASLDDKGIGHYYGHSKVSEEIAKRRLNALRLPKEKIKKICQLIKYHDSVIEKDERLLKRWLNRLGEESFRQLLEIKRADCRAQAECCRYRLEEYDEIEGIIEKLIAEQACFSIKDLAVDGNDLIHAGIQKGPEIGKVLKKLLTAVIEERVANEKEALLRFVEEGEEDVY encoded by the coding sequence ATGATTAATATACCTGACCCGGTATTGGAAGTTTTTTCTCTGTTAAACAAATGCGGATTCCAAGCTTATCTGGTGGGTGGCTGTGTCAGAGATTATCTGCTGGGAAAAATTCCAGAGGATTTTGATATGACAACCGATGCCACCCCTGATGAAATGAAGGAATGTTTTAAAAATGAAAGGTTCCTTGAAACGGGACTAAAACATGGAACCCTGACTGTTATAAAAGACGGAGTGGCAGTTGAAGTGACGACTCATCGGACTGAAGGGACATACTCAGACTCCCGCCATCCTGACGCGGTGACTTTTTCTAAGAATATCTGTGAGGATTTGAAACGACGGGATTTTACCATTAATGCGCTGGCTTATCATCTTGAGAAAGGGATTATTGACTGTTTTGATGGCGTTGGCGATATAAACAGACAGTTAGTTAAAAGCGTTGGCGATCCGGAGCGCCGGTTTGCAGAAGATGGACTGCGAATCCTGCGGGGATTGCGTTTTTCTGCGGTGTTGGGTTTTCCGATTGAGAATCAAACTTTTTCGGCAATGCAAAAGCAGGCCTATCGTTTAGAAAGAATTTCGGCTGAGCGCATTTATCAGGAACTTGATAAGCTTCTGCTTGCTGATTATGTTAGAGAGGCTATCATTAAAGGGGCTCAGATTATAGGAGTTGTGATTCCTGAGATTCTACCGCTGATTAGCTATGAGCAAAAAAATCCCCATCACTGTTATGACCTGTTAACTCATACGGCTGTGAGTGTGGAAGCAGCGCCAATGGTTTCGGAAATCAGATGGGCCATGCTTTTTCACGATCTGGGAAAACCTCAGTGTGCTTCCCTAGATGATAAGGGGATTGGGCATTATTACGGGCACAGCAAAGTTTCGGAAGAAATTGCCAAAAGGCGTCTTAATGCTTTGCGTCTGCCCAAGGAAAAAATTAAAAAAATCTGTCAGCTGATTAAATATCATGACAGTGTAATCGAAAAGGATGAGCGTTTATTAAAGCGTTGGCTTAACCGATTGGGAGAAGAAAGCTTTAGACAGCTTTTAGAGATCAAGAGAGCTGATTGCAGGGCACAGGCGGAGTGCTGCCGATATCGCCTTGAAGAATATGACGAAATTGAAGGTATAATCGAAAAACTGATTGCCGAACAAGCCTGTTTTTCAATAAAGGATCTGGCGGTTGATGGTAATGACCTGATTCATGCCGGTATTCAAAAAGGTCCGGAAATTGGGAAGGTCTTAAAAAAACTTTTAACAGCAGTTATAGAAGAACGGGTGGCGAATGAGAAAGAAGCGTTGCTTCGATTTGTAGAAGAAGGAGAAGAAGATGTTTATTGA
- a CDS encoding TatD family hydrolase produces the protein MFIDSHTHIDDEKFNEDREAVIERALEAGVGKMINPGADEDSSRRAVSLADLHESIYAAVGIHPHDAKTYDEKKHGELFSKWAQNEKVIAIGEIGLDYHYDLSPREVQQEVFIKQIALAKKVNLPIIIHNRESMADMERILKAHFAAEPGGVMHSYSGSVEMAKVFLDMGLYLSISGPLTFKNARKLPDVVKMVPLDRLLVETDSPYLTPTPHRGKRNEPAYVRLVAEEVARIKGLPIEEIEEITAQNAIHLFGLN, from the coding sequence ATGTTTATTGACAGTCATACCCATATTGATGATGAAAAATTTAACGAGGACCGTGAGGCAGTCATTGAAAGAGCGCTCGAAGCGGGTGTTGGGAAAATGATTAATCCTGGAGCCGACGAAGATTCCAGCCGCCGTGCTGTTTCTCTGGCGGATTTACACGAATCCATTTATGCGGCAGTAGGGATTCATCCCCATGATGCCAAAACTTATGATGAAAAAAAACATGGGGAACTATTTTCTAAATGGGCCCAAAATGAAAAGGTCATTGCCATTGGAGAAATTGGTTTAGATTATCATTATGACTTATCTCCCCGAGAGGTTCAGCAGGAAGTGTTTATTAAGCAGATTGCCTTGGCAAAAAAAGTAAATCTTCCGATTATTATACACAATCGGGAATCGATGGCGGATATGGAGCGAATTCTAAAGGCGCATTTTGCTGCAGAACCGGGTGGGGTCATGCACAGCTATAGTGGTTCGGTAGAGATGGCAAAGGTATTTTTGGATATGGGACTGTATCTTTCGATTTCTGGTCCGCTGACTTTTAAGAATGCCAGAAAGCTTCCTGATGTGGTTAAGATGGTGCCGCTTGACCGGTTATTGGTTGAAACTGACAGTCCTTACCTGACGCCAACACCCCATCGTGGTAAACGGAATGAACCGGCCTATGTACGACTGGTCGCAGAAGAAGTAGCACGGATTAAAGGGTTGCCGATTGAAGAAATTGAAGAAATCACTGCCCAAAATGCAATTCACCTTTTTGGCCTGAATTAA
- a CDS encoding (Fe-S)-binding protein: MNNEINIFEVYEFLPGLNCKSCGENTCMAFAEKLIKGQKTIAACAPLRDNIYKERKEELLELLRSANEAKLNC, from the coding sequence ATGAATAATGAAATAAATATTTTTGAAGTATATGAATTCCTGCCGGGGCTTAATTGTAAAAGCTGTGGCGAGAACACTTGTATGGCTTTTGCCGAAAAGTTGATCAAAGGGCAAAAAACGATTGCTGCTTGTGCACCGCTTAGAGATAATATATATAAGGAAAGAAAAGAGGAATTGCTTGAACTGCTTAGGAGTGCTAATGAAGCAAAATTAAATTGTTGA
- a CDS encoding TetR/AcrR family transcriptional regulator, translating to MAKPRNDIEVKERIYQAAKTLFLELGYKKTTYREIAEMVNANGGLITYYYGSKSKLGLMVYNEYMKQIKEMVKKQFEVKNIEYDLLTATATEIRVHGRLMLINRSLSRFYTDLLSENVLYKGTAVAVDYFRLLVEQYGEKMPEYKMKLLTYGNFGFQQGISLAREIGEIDCSSKEFDDANIEVFLLLLGIDNKKVKEVLEVSSKLEKEMPDIFVKKGFELSIAAE from the coding sequence ATGGCTAAACCGAGAAATGATATTGAAGTAAAAGAACGTATTTATCAGGCTGCAAAAACCTTGTTTCTTGAATTGGGGTATAAAAAAACCACCTACCGGGAAATTGCTGAAATGGTCAACGCCAATGGCGGATTGATTACTTATTATTATGGATCAAAAAGTAAATTGGGCTTGATGGTTTATAATGAATACATGAAGCAAATTAAGGAAATGGTTAAAAAGCAGTTCGAAGTTAAGAATATCGAATACGACCTGCTGACTGCCACTGCAACTGAAATTCGTGTTCATGGTCGGTTGATGCTGATTAATCGTAGTCTAAGCAGATTCTATACAGATCTTTTATCGGAGAATGTTTTATATAAAGGCACCGCGGTAGCCGTTGATTATTTCCGCCTTTTAGTCGAACAGTATGGCGAAAAAATGCCGGAATATAAAATGAAACTCCTTACGTACGGTAATTTTGGTTTTCAGCAGGGGATTTCACTAGCCCGTGAAATTGGTGAGATTGATTGTTCATCAAAAGAGTTTGATGATGCAAATATTGAAGTATTCCTTTTGCTTTTAGGGATAGACAATAAAAAAGTTAAAGAAGTATTGGAAGTTTCATCAAAGCTGGAAAAAGAAATGCCTGATATATTTGTTAAAAAAGGATTTGAATTAAGTATAGCGGCGGAATAA
- a CDS encoding 4'-phosphopantetheinyl transferase superfamily protein produces the protein MIKNQLFLMDVRPLYDEDKFKQTLDEMDSLRVQKVNRLKTVEVKALSLGAGLLLKRAEQKYFKHGQAPELVINNCGKPSYKGVTDFYFNLSHSDYLAVCGIGPRPVGVDVQKIGAAKLSLAKRFFHQKEYDFLKQLPEKVQAAGFSQIWSAKESFIKYQGSGLGFPLNAFFLEFTFTSGVWRVENCSEPGVYFRNYSLSQEYAVWFCGASAAFEENSVWVEI, from the coding sequence ATGATTAAAAATCAGTTATTTCTAATGGATGTCAGACCTTTATACGATGAGGATAAATTTAAACAAACGCTCGATGAAATGGATTCACTTCGAGTTCAAAAGGTTAATAGGTTAAAGACGGTTGAGGTAAAAGCCTTGTCGCTGGGAGCAGGCCTACTTTTAAAACGGGCGGAACAAAAGTATTTTAAACATGGACAGGCCCCTGAGCTGGTCATTAATAACTGTGGTAAGCCTTCTTATAAAGGTGTGACAGACTTTTACTTTAATCTGTCCCATTCCGACTATTTGGCAGTTTGTGGAATTGGTCCCAGGCCAGTGGGTGTGGATGTGCAAAAAATTGGAGCGGCGAAACTTTCACTGGCCAAGCGGTTTTTTCATCAAAAAGAGTATGATTTCCTGAAACAGCTTCCAGAGAAGGTTCAGGCAGCCGGTTTTTCTCAGATCTGGTCGGCTAAGGAGAGTTTTATAAAATATCAGGGATCGGGCCTGGGTTTTCCACTTAATGCTTTTTTTCTTGAATTTACCTTTACTTCAGGAGTCTGGAGGGTTGAAAACTGCAGTGAACCGGGAGTTTATTTTAGAAACTATTCATTATCCCAGGAGTATGCGGTCTGGTTTTGTGGAGCGTCTGCTGCGTTTGAAGAGAATTCAGTCTGGGTTGAAATTTAA
- a CDS encoding chromate transporter: protein MDEKKKENLWTVFATFFKIGLFTFGGGYAMISLIEYEMVERHHWIESEDIVDMIAIAEATPGVISVNTATFVGYKIGGGMVGSIAATFGVVLPSLLIISVIATFFESFQKILWVQYAFQGIRAGISVLVLGAAIKLGKKGEYHLLTVATLIVSFIVAVFTDLNVIFLIIGGGLIGILHQVVLNKAMIQDNKENHDIH, encoded by the coding sequence ATGGATGAGAAAAAAAAAGAAAATCTCTGGACGGTTTTTGCAACGTTTTTTAAAATAGGTCTCTTTACCTTTGGTGGTGGATATGCCATGATTTCTTTAATCGAATATGAAATGGTGGAGCGGCACCACTGGATTGAAAGTGAAGATATTGTAGATATGATAGCTATTGCTGAAGCTACCCCTGGAGTGATTTCAGTGAATACAGCAACTTTTGTCGGATACAAGATCGGTGGTGGAATGGTTGGTTCAATAGCAGCAACATTTGGGGTGGTTTTACCGTCGCTGCTGATTATTTCGGTAATTGCCACCTTTTTTGAGTCTTTCCAGAAGATTTTATGGGTGCAATATGCCTTTCAGGGAATTCGCGCCGGGATCAGTGTCCTGGTCCTGGGTGCAGCGATAAAACTTGGTAAAAAGGGAGAGTATCATCTGCTTACGGTGGCAACGCTGATTGTTTCATTTATTGTGGCGGTTTTCACGGACTTGAACGTTATATTTCTGATTATCGGCGGTGGGTTGATTGGTATTCTTCATCAGGTAGTGCTTAATAAGGCAATGATTCAGGACAATAAGGAAAATCATGATATACATTAA
- a CDS encoding chromate transporter: protein MIYINLFITFFKIGLFTIGGGYAMIPLIQQEVLKNGWLTMTDFVNFLAVAESTPGAFAVNIATFVGMGTAGIFGAIVSTTAVVLPSLIIIVLIAKVFTNFQDNKWVRGALYGIRPVVIALVASAVVSLMAKGLLLEGTEINGIQSIIEALQFKELLIFALTSAAYFKFKLHPIQLVLLSGGLGIILFGMVPTLF, encoded by the coding sequence ATGATATACATTAATTTATTTATCACATTTTTTAAAATCGGCCTCTTTACCATTGGGGGCGGCTATGCGATGATTCCACTAATTCAGCAGGAAGTACTGAAAAATGGATGGCTGACCATGACAGATTTTGTCAATTTTCTCGCTGTGGCCGAGTCAACCCCAGGGGCTTTTGCGGTCAATATTGCGACCTTTGTCGGGATGGGAACGGCGGGTATTTTTGGTGCCATTGTGTCAACGACGGCTGTCGTCCTGCCCTCTTTAATCATTATTGTGCTGATTGCCAAGGTGTTTACTAATTTTCAGGATAATAAGTGGGTTAGGGGCGCTCTGTACGGGATCCGACCGGTAGTGATTGCCTTAGTTGCCTCAGCAGTGGTAAGTCTGATGGCCAAAGGTCTGCTTTTAGAGGGGACGGAAATTAACGGCATACAAAGTATTATAGAGGCCCTGCAGTTTAAGGAGCTATTAATCTTTGCACTCACTTCGGCTGCCTATTTTAAATTTAAGCTTCATCCGATTCAATTGGTACTTCTATCTGGTGGATTGGGAATCATCTTATTTGGAATGGTTCCAACATTATTTTAA
- a CDS encoding FMN-binding protein: MSILINVMAAWIAVVLAVLLSVVYILRIVNKGKGKDTFIGQLNRKLRNVHKPMGILFVIVACIHGFFSSGAVFSLNFGSFCMVTGILLGLTYWLRKAYKGQCSWCKPHRVLTVVLLVFLGIHLWEVGGIMGPEAFVMAFSNELEAEVQNIYGSEDDQPTVDETTTDEKETATASEDTTLSDSTVDQTIEEVNQNLFIGTADIADGTYTGVADGYGPDLTVSVTVSDNQITSVEVVSHNEHGEKYYGRAIDAVPASIVANQTPYVDAISGATYTSNGIMNAVVDALQQGLVSGSI, encoded by the coding sequence ATGTCCATACTAATAAATGTTATGGCCGCCTGGATTGCTGTTGTTTTAGCAGTCCTATTGTCGGTGGTTTATATATTAAGAATTGTCAATAAAGGGAAAGGTAAAGATACTTTTATCGGGCAGCTCAATAGAAAGCTGAGAAATGTTCACAAGCCGATGGGTATTCTTTTTGTGATTGTTGCCTGTATCCACGGTTTCTTTTCGTCAGGCGCTGTTTTTTCTTTAAACTTCGGAAGCTTTTGTATGGTTACCGGGATCCTTTTAGGTTTGACCTATTGGTTGCGTAAAGCCTATAAAGGTCAGTGTTCCTGGTGTAAACCACATCGAGTACTGACTGTGGTTCTGCTTGTTTTTTTGGGAATTCACCTTTGGGAAGTGGGTGGAATTATGGGGCCTGAAGCATTTGTAATGGCCTTTTCCAATGAGCTGGAAGCAGAAGTGCAGAATATTTACGGTAGTGAAGATGACCAACCTACCGTAGATGAAACAACAACTGATGAAAAGGAAACTGCAACTGCTTCAGAAGATACGACCTTATCAGATTCTACAGTTGATCAAACGATTGAGGAAGTTAATCAGAATTTATTTATAGGAACAGCCGATATTGCTGATGGGACTTATACTGGCGTGGCTGATGGTTATGGCCCAGATTTGACAGTATCAGTGACTGTCAGTGACAATCAAATCACATCAGTGGAAGTGGTTTCCCATAATGAACATGGTGAAAAATATTACGGCCGAGCGATCGATGCTGTACCCGCTTCAATTGTTGCTAATCAGACCCCTTATGTAGATGCTATCTCAGGTGCAACCTATACATCAAACGGAATCATGAATGCGGTTGTAGATGCGCTGCAACAGGGACTTGTTTCGGGAAGTATCTGA